The following coding sequences are from one Nicotiana tomentosiformis chromosome 3, ASM39032v3, whole genome shotgun sequence window:
- the LOC138907684 gene encoding uncharacterized protein — translation MGLSQLGLPGGESGGGQARCYAFPTRLEAVASDAVITDHVYRSCVVTIRGYETRVDLLLLNMVYFEVILGMDWLSMHHSILDSHAMTLTLAMPGLPSQEWRDSLSHTPSRVISFLKAQRIVENRCLEYLAFVRDVSIDTPTVELVQVVREFLNVFPADLLGMPPNRDIGFGIDLVPCT, via the exons ATGGGGCTCAGTCAGTTAGGTCTCCCTGGGGGTGAGTCAGGTGGTGGACAAGCCCGTTGCTATGCATTCCCAACCAGgctagaggcagttgcttctgatgctgtgatcacag atcatgtttatcggtcttgtgtggttaccattaggggttatgagactagggttgatcttttattgctcaatatggtttATTTTGAggtgatcttgggcatggattggttatctatGCATCATTCTATTCTTGATTCTCATGCTATGACCTTGAcattagctatgccggggttgccaagtcAGGAATGGAGAGATTCACTTAGTCAtactcctagtagagtgatttctttTCTAAAGGCGCAACGGATAGTTGAAAATAGGTGTTTGGAATATcttgcctttgtgagggatgttagtattgatactcctactgttgagttaGTTCAAGTAGTGAGGGAGTTCCtaaatgtgtttcctgcagacctattaggtatgccacccaacagggatattggtTTTGGTATTGATCTGGTACCTTGCACTTAG